One segment of Nomia melanderi isolate GNS246 chromosome 10, iyNomMela1, whole genome shotgun sequence DNA contains the following:
- the LOC116428808 gene encoding uncharacterized protein LOC116428808, producing the protein MTRSLWLCLGLAVACMCVSLASANLLRSKRDLEVAASHYGGSHSSGGGHEHHGSHHEEHGEKGEKGYKSDHHHDHGDHGHYGKDHEGGHHEEHGGHKKGHHDEHGEHGSHHEHEEGHKGSKSGHKKGHKKGEKTHGYHHKAHKDEYHKEHKFYDDYHKGGHHEKHGNHHGHHKSSDGHHKKGGHHHSGHHSDHHGKKGHFDKGHYDEDHKGFQGKHGFDEHHSHHEDYGSKNEHHGGKSHGYSSGGGSGGGGGGGGGGHGGGGGGHGGGHGGGGGGGHGGGGGGGHGGGGGGGHGGYHRR; encoded by the exons ATGACGAGAAGTTTGTGGCTATGCCTCGGCCTGGCCGTGGCTTGTATGTGCGTCTCCTTGGCCTCGGCTAATCTGTTGAGGAGCAAGAGGGACCTCGAGGTGGCCGCCAGCCATTATG gcggaaGTCACTCGAGCGGTGGTGGCCATGAACATCATGGTAGCCATCACGAGGAACAcggtgaaaaaggagaaaagggTTACAAGAGTGACCATCACCATGACCATGGTGATCATGGTCATTATGGTAAGGACCATGAGGGAGGACATCATGAGGAACATGGCGGACACAAAAAGGGTCACCACGATGAACATGGTGAACATGGAAGCCACCACGAGCACGAGGAAGGACACAAAGGTTCGAAGAGTGGGCACAAGAAGGGCCACAAGAAGGGGGAGAAGACACATGGTTACCATCACAAGGCTCACAAGGATGAATACCATAAAGAACATAAGTTCTATGATGATTATCACAAGGGTGGACACCATGAAAAACATGGGAATCATCATGGACACCACAAGAGTAGCGATGGTCATCACAAAAAGGGAGGACACCACCACTCTGGACATCATAGTGACCATCATGGAAAGAAAGGACACTTTGATAAGGGACATTATGACGAGGATCATAAAGGATTCCAGGGCAAACATGGGTTCGATGAACACCACTCGCACCATGAAGATTACGGTAGCAAGAATGAACATCATGGAGGAAAGTCTCATGGATATTCTAGCGGTGGTGGAAGTGGCGGAGGTGGTggtggaggtggaggaggacATGGAGGTGGCGGTGGCGGACATGGTGGCGGACACGGAGGTGGTGGCGGAGGTGGACACGGAGGTGGTGGCGGAGGCGGACACGGAGGTGGTGGCGGAGGCGGCCACGGCGGATATCATCGACGTTAG
- the LOC116428809 gene encoding uncharacterized protein LOC116428809, which produces MLAYAALVCVFLLTDRIEAGPAGMQRMTVTKMRAEDLESSASGYVYNQQQGLPVYYLHYTDHGSGSYYRAPHTVHYIDAPVARSPILQPYAAMDKRSRQEIVAYGGRELPKHAATSAESQPRAPYYTENVVEAKRNEDDKTRDAEANDDESDKTGDKDDGDIHGDESEDSDEDSHEDIGHSSESHASEGDGDRRNEFYKSHSDESGESEESHDGNSSSAAGNGEKYESHELSKHGETGDNDYKNHHEFSKGERGTNDEERHEGHYSNKGGQQKGHIDEQEEHGSQEETEKGHEGNNYGHSTYHKKGEKINGFHNVYHKDEYKKETDFYDDSHKKGYFDKFAEFDKGYKVSEGGVQKGGHHSSGYDQKASGKKGAYDKGVHQSQDQGHEIEEGEKSYHSHHEDYASEEDSKSAKENNFRNNSGHH; this is translated from the exons ATGCTCGCTTACGCGGCGCTTGTGTGCGTGTTTCTTTTGACAGACCGCATCGAGGCGGGCCCGGCCGGGATGCAGCGTATGACAGTCACCAAGATGCGAGCGGAAGACCTCGAGAGCTCCGCCAGCGGTTACGTGTACAACCAGCAACAGGGTCTTCCGGTTTACTACCTGCATTACACCGATCACGGAAGTGGAAGCTACTATCGCGCACCGCACACCGTGCACTACATCGACGCACCTGTTGCTCGCTCGCCAATTCTGCAACCGTACGCGGCCATGGACAAGAGAAGCCGCCAAGAAATTGTCGCTTACGGTGGCCGGGAATTGCCGAAACACGCGGCAACTTCCGCCGAATCGCAGCCACGCGCGCCTTATTACACCGAGAACGTCGTGGAGGCGAAAAGGAACGAGGATGATAAGACACGTGATGCCGAAGCAAATGATGATGAGAGTGATAAAACCGGCGATAAAGATGACGGAGATATTCATGGGGATGAGAGCGAAGATAGCGATGAAGATAGTCACGAAGACATCGGTCATTCGTCGGAGTCTCATGCTAGCGAGGGTGATGGTGACAGACGTAACGAGTTTTATAAATCCCATAGTGATGAAAGTGGAGAATCTGAAGAGTCCCATGACGGTAATAGTTCTTCAGCAGCTGGAAACGGAGAAAAGTATGAATCTCATGAACTTTCGAAACATGGAGAGACAGGGGACAATGATTACAAGAATCATCACGAATTTAGCAAAGGTGAACGTGGTACGAACGACGAAGAACGTCACGAAG GACACTATAGCAACAAGGGTGGACAACAAAAGGGGCATATCGACGAACAGGAAGAGCATGGTTCCCAGGAGGAGACTGAGAAAGGACACGAAGGCAACAATTACGGACACTCTACGTATCACAAGAAGGGAGAGAAGATTAATGGCTTCCATAATGTCTACCACAAGGACGAGTACAAGAAGGAAACCGATTTCTACGACGACTCTCATAAGAAGGGTTATTTCGATAAGTTCGCGGAATTCGACAAAGGTTACAAAGTATCCGAGGGTGGCGTACAGAAGGGCGGTCATCACTCTTCAGGCTACGACCAGAAAGCCAGTGGAAAGAAGGGAGCTTACGACAAGGGAGTCCATCAAAGTCAGGATCAAGGTCACGAAATCGAGGAAGGGGAAAAGTCTTATCACTCGCATCACGAGGATTATGCTTCCGAAGAAGATTCAAAATCAGCTAAAGAGAACAATTTTCGTAATAATTCCGGTCATCATTGA
- the LOC116428778 gene encoding uncharacterized protein LOC116428778 produces the protein MKSRLVILLFAIGVAIAVAREIGKEYGDMEVAASHHQEHHEKGGGEEHHSDHHHKHGDKGDKGYKSSHSHEKGEKGHHDKDGHKGYYDEEEGHKKNHHHDDGYYAEHHKGEKGEKGHKFHEEGHYGKGHSTKGHHEVHKVDEFKKDKEFFDEHHDSGHHEGHGGHHHEYGHKKGGHFKKGHHDKGEHEDHYGKKGHYEKGQHHHDQKGHKSSGGHDDHHEHHSKYGKKGGHDDHKSWGFKKGH, from the coding sequence ATGAAGTCTCGCCTAGTAATTCTCCTATTCGCCATTGGCGTGGCCATTGCAGTGGCACGCGAGATCGGCAAGGAGTATGGTGACATGGAGGTGGCTGCGTCCCACCATCAAGAACACCACGAGAAGGGTGGTGGCGAGGAGCACCATTCCGATCATCATCACAAACATGGCGACAAGGGCGACAAAGGGTACAAGTCGTCGCATAGTCATGAGAAAGGCGAGAAAGGACATCACGACAAGGACGGGCACAAAGGCTACTACGATGAAGAGGAGGGACATAAGAAAAACCATCATCATGACGATGGTTACTACGCCGAGCACCATAAAGGTGAAAAGGGTGAGAAGGGACACAAATTCCACGAGGAAGGACATTACGGAAAGGGACACAGTACGAAAGGACATCACGAGGTCCACAAGGTAGATGAGTTCAAGAAGGACAAAGAATTCTTTGATGAACACCATGATTCTGGTCACCACGAGGGTCACGGAGGACATCATCACGAATATGGGCACAAGAAGGGCGGACACTTTAAGAAAGGTCACCATGATAAAGGTGAACACGAAGATCATTATGGCAAGAAGGGCCATTACGAGAAGGGACAACATCACCACGATCAAAAAGGACATAAGAGTTCTGGTGGTCACGATGATCATCACGAGCATCATTCTAAGTATGGCAAGAAGGGAGGACACGACGATCACAAGTCGTGGGGATTTAAGAAGGGGCATTAA